In the Streptomyces sp. 3214.6 genome, CCACCCACTGGCGGACGGCGCCGAGGTAGTTGCCGAGGTGGAACGAGCCTGCGGTGGGCTGGATTCCGGAGAGCACGCGAGGACGGTCTGAGGCCATGCGCACCATTCTCGCAGAGCTTCAGGGGCGCTCCGGAACCCGCGCGAAACAGATGTCCCCGGGGTCGGAACCGATCGGGTTCGAGCGGTGTAACAAGAACGTGAGAGCGCGGGAGGGGGGCCGCATCGTCGATGAGGCCGCGGTGATCGCACGCGTACGCGCCGGAGAGCCGGAGGCGTACGCGGAGCTGGTGCGGGCCCACACGGGCATCGCCCTGCGGGCGGCCGCCGCGCTCGGCGCGGGTGCGGACGCGGAGGACGTGGTACAGCAGGCCTTCGTGAAGGCGTACTACGCGCTGGGCCGGTTCCGGGACGGGGCCGCCTTCAAGCCGTGGCTGCTGTCGATCGTCGCCAATGAGACGAGGAACACAGTGCGTACGGCGGTGCGGCAGCGGACGCTGGCCGGCCGCGAGGCGGCCTTCGCGGAGGCCGAGCCGCTGATACCGGAATCGGCCGACCC is a window encoding:
- a CDS encoding RNA polymerase sigma factor; protein product: MIARVRAGEPEAYAELVRAHTGIALRAAAALGAGADAEDVVQQAFVKAYYALGRFRDGAAFKPWLLSIVANETRNTVRTAVRQRTLAGREAAFAEAEPLIPESADPAVATLETERRTALLTALEKLSEEHRLVVTYRYLLEMDESETAQALGWPRGTVKSRLNRGLRKLGRLLPDFQPREGGDEA